A genome region from Setaria italica strain Yugu1 chromosome III, Setaria_italica_v2.0, whole genome shotgun sequence includes the following:
- the LOC101761204 gene encoding uncharacterized protein LOC101761204 yields MPTTTSPLKRPSAGGRLRRLLASLRPPARAGPLPVQTGFPTSLADLVVKNHGRLKKPRRRHRAIPAPPPVAASAAELAPQQRRDLSAAQQDGAVPAPPPSRPKGAGFTVRPELLAVGGVMALALLVIWSKRLVAAATLASVALFWIESFRSPASRRRPRPETTEEELDSQGRGLVSPIREAESPAETPRPSCAAAPDTGSEFSSLWAADTTDELACDDPGSISPSKRKEKRRSLRKLLAKKLQNGKRGKDGMDSRHGGESGHPVAGEVSAPEPAVAAAPAEETVAPAPEAVTDDGRHRRQGGGALPLAAFVPVILAGLVAGKLPAVALTVLCAVFFTSVERAPDVSVAQASGHGSDPR; encoded by the coding sequence atgcCAACCACTACCAGCCCGCTGAAGCGCCcgtccgccggcggccgcctgcgccgcctcctcgcctccctccgcccgccggcccGCGCGGGCCCGCTCCCCGTCCAGACCGGCTTCCCGACCTCCCTCGCCGACCTCGTCGTCAAGAACCATGGCCGCCTCAAGAAGCCCAGACGGCGCCACCGCGCAATCCCCGCGCCACCACCggtggccgcctccgccgcggagCTGGCGCCCCAGCAAAGGCGGGACCTTTCGGCGGCTCAGCAGGACGGGGCGGTGCCGGCACCGCCACCGTCCCGCCCCAAAGGCGCCGGCTTTACCGTCCGGCCGGAGCTCCTCGCGGTGGGTGGGGTCATGGCGCTCGCACTGCTGGTGATCTggagcaagcggctggtggCCGCGGCGACGCTCGCGTCGGTGGCGCTGTTCTGGATCGAGTCCTTCAGGTcgcccgcctcccgccggcggccgcggccggagacgacggaggaggagctcgaTTCGCAAGGCCGCGGCCTCGTGTCGCCGATCCGGGAGGCAGAGTCGCCGGCCGAGACGCCCAGGCcgagctgcgccgccgcgcccgacaCGGGGAGCGAGTTCTCCTCCCTCTGGGCCGCCGACACCACCGACGAGCTCGCCTGCGACGATCCGGGCTCCATCAGCCCCAgcaagaggaaggagaagaggaggtcGCTGCGGAAGCTCCTCGCCAAGAAGCTGCAGAACGGCAAGAGAGGCAAGGATGGCATGGACTCCCGCCACGGCGGCGAGAGCGGGCACCCGGTTGCTGGCGAGGTCAGCGCCCCCGAGCCCGCGGTAGCAGCCGCCCCCGCCGAGGAGACGGTGGCGCCAGCGCCGGAAGCGGTCACCGACGATGGGCGCCACCGTCGGCAAGGGGGCGGTGCATTGCCTCTGGCCGCGTTCGTGCCGGTCATCCTCGCCGGGCTCGTGGCCGGGAAGCTCCCGGCGGTGGCGCTCACCGTGCTCTGCGCCGTGTTCTTCACCTCAGTGGAGAGAGCACCAGATGTATCTGTAGCTCAAGCGAGTGGCCATGGAAGTGATCCGAGGTAG
- the LOC101761592 gene encoding dihydroceramide fatty acyl 2-hydroxylase FAH1 isoform X1 — protein sequence MPYSYHCSKKMVAAAFTVDLDKPLVFQVGHLEEQYQEWVHQPIVSKEGPRFFQNDVLEFLTRTKWWAVPLIWLPVVCWCLSTSIQMGHTITEVAMMVVFGICLWTLIEYVLHRFLFHIKTKSYWGNTAHYLLHGCHHKHPMDGLRLVFPPAAAAILCFPFWNLIKLFSTPSTTPGIFGGGLLGYVIYDCTHYYLHHGQPSSDPAKHLKKYHLNHHFRIQTKGFGITSTLWDHVFGTLPSTKSVDKST from the exons ATGCCCTACAG CTATCATTGTTCCAAGAAAATGGTTGCAGCAGCCTTTACAGTGGATTTGGACAAGCCTCTTGTATTCCAG GTTGGTCATCTAGAGGAGCAGTATCAGGAATGGGTTCACCAGCCGATTGTTAGCAAGGAAGGCCCACGATTTTTCCAAAATGATGTACTGGAG TTCTTAACACGCACAAAATGGTGGGCAGTTCCTCTTATCTGGTTGCCTGTTGTCTGTTGGTGCCTGAGTACTTCTATCCAGATGGGCCATACAATAACAGAAGTAGCTATGATGGTTGTGTTTGGGATATGTCTTTGGACACTGATTGAATATGTGTTGCACCGATTCTTGTTCCACATAAAAACCAAAAGTTACTG GGGGAACACAGCGCATTATCTTCTTCATGGATGCCATCACAAGCATCCTATGGATGGACTTCGACTTGTCTTTCCACCTGCTGCAGCAGCTATTTTGTGCTTTCCG TTCTGGAACCTGATCAAGCTATTTTCGACTCCCTCTACCACTCCTGGCATTTTTGGAGGCGGCCTTTTGGGTTATGTGATCTATGATTGCACACATTACTACTTGCATCATGGCCAGCCATCATCAGATCCTGCAAAACATCTCAAG AAATACCATCTGAACCATCACTTCAGAATTCAAACCAAGGGATTTGGAATTACTTCGACCCTGTGGGATCATGTATTTGGCACATTGCCATCAACAAAAAGTGTTGACAAGAGCACTTGA
- the LOC101761592 gene encoding dihydroceramide fatty acyl 2-hydroxylase FAH1 isoform X2 translates to MVAAAFTVDLDKPLVFQVGHLEEQYQEWVHQPIVSKEGPRFFQNDVLEFLTRTKWWAVPLIWLPVVCWCLSTSIQMGHTITEVAMMVVFGICLWTLIEYVLHRFLFHIKTKSYWGNTAHYLLHGCHHKHPMDGLRLVFPPAAAAILCFPFWNLIKLFSTPSTTPGIFGGGLLGYVIYDCTHYYLHHGQPSSDPAKHLKKYHLNHHFRIQTKGFGITSTLWDHVFGTLPSTKSVDKST, encoded by the exons ATGGTTGCAGCAGCCTTTACAGTGGATTTGGACAAGCCTCTTGTATTCCAG GTTGGTCATCTAGAGGAGCAGTATCAGGAATGGGTTCACCAGCCGATTGTTAGCAAGGAAGGCCCACGATTTTTCCAAAATGATGTACTGGAG TTCTTAACACGCACAAAATGGTGGGCAGTTCCTCTTATCTGGTTGCCTGTTGTCTGTTGGTGCCTGAGTACTTCTATCCAGATGGGCCATACAATAACAGAAGTAGCTATGATGGTTGTGTTTGGGATATGTCTTTGGACACTGATTGAATATGTGTTGCACCGATTCTTGTTCCACATAAAAACCAAAAGTTACTG GGGGAACACAGCGCATTATCTTCTTCATGGATGCCATCACAAGCATCCTATGGATGGACTTCGACTTGTCTTTCCACCTGCTGCAGCAGCTATTTTGTGCTTTCCG TTCTGGAACCTGATCAAGCTATTTTCGACTCCCTCTACCACTCCTGGCATTTTTGGAGGCGGCCTTTTGGGTTATGTGATCTATGATTGCACACATTACTACTTGCATCATGGCCAGCCATCATCAGATCCTGCAAAACATCTCAAG AAATACCATCTGAACCATCACTTCAGAATTCAAACCAAGGGATTTGGAATTACTTCGACCCTGTGGGATCATGTATTTGGCACATTGCCATCAACAAAAAGTGTTGACAAGAGCACTTGA
- the LOC101762279 gene encoding thaumatin-like pathogenesis-related protein 4, with protein MGSPAAGSKPAVFLLLVVVALAAGAGGASAATFLVTNMCPFPVWPAAIPSGGSTGVLNPGQVWLFRVPPGTKDGRIWGRTGCHFTGDHGQCATGDCAGALRCEVPENPPAATLAEFTLGGGGGAEDDLYDISVADGFNLPMSFTCDDRSGEDPAPIRCEDAGCPDANHRAGEGKVRTCKADRVYHNHRYFVVFCPNE; from the coding sequence ATGGGGtctccggcggccggctccaagccagccgtcttcctcctcctggtgGTCGTCGCCctcgctgccggcgccggcggggccagcGCGGCCACCTTCCTCGTCACCAACATGTGCCCCTTCCCGGTGTGGCCAGCCGCCATCccgagcggcggcagcaccGGCGTGCTGAACCCCGGCCAGGTATGGCTCTTCAGGGTGCCGCCGGGGACCAAAGACGGCAGGATCTGGGGGCGCACCGGCTGCCACTTCACCGGCGACCACGGGCAGTGCGCCACCGGCGACTGCGCCGGCGCCCTGCGCTGCGAGGTCCCGGAGAACCCCCCGGCGGCGACGCTGGCCGAGTTcacgctcggcggcggcggcggcgcggaggacgaCTTGTACGACATCTCGGTGGCCGACGGGTTCAACCTGCCGATGAGCTTCACGTGCGACGACAGGTCCGGCGAGGACCCGGCCCCGATCCGGTGCGAGGACGCCGGGTGCCCCGACGCCAACcaccgcgccggcgaggggaagGTCCGCACGTGCAAGGCCGACCGGGTGTACCACAACCACCGGTACTTCGTCGTCTTCTGCCCAAATGAGTGA